The window AAAAGGAATAAACCGTATATTCCCTGCTATGCGGTAAGGAAAGAACTGGGTTTATGTAACTCCAGTGCTATCGGTGAAAAAATGAATGACCTTGTCGTCTCAAGCCGTCAAAAACACAATGGAATGAGTTGGTCAAAAGCGGGTTCAGTTGGATTGGCAACAATCACGGCCATAAAAAGAAATAAAGAAAATGAAAAATGGTTTGAAACAAAGAGCTTAGATTTCAAGCTGGCTGCTTAAGCCACCCGCACAGGTCGAAAAAAAGAGAAATAAAGAAAAAGGGGTTTCCAGACTTATTCCGAAAACCCCTGTAATCCTTGATTTTAGTGGAGCCGGCGAACGGACTCGAACCGTTGACTTTCTCATTACGAGTGAGATACTCTACCACCTGAGTTACGCCGGCTTTTGACCACGCACTCTATATATCAAGGCTTTTCATGATTTTCAATTAAAAAAGAAGGATCGTATTGCCACGGCCTTGGGATACCTGATGCGCTTGAATACGATAATGCATCTTTTTGAAAAATAGGCTACAAAATGACTTTTATCAATTTTTATGGTCTTGCAAGAAGTTAATTGCTAACCCAAGTTTACGATTATAAATTATAACTATATGTAATTACGTGTATTATTGTTTGCATATGTTTGGTTATGGCACTACTTTTGTTTAAAAATAATTTTTAATCACCGGTCCGAACTCCTTCTTGGTAAAACCATTGCCCCTGGCCAATTCAATGATACCAATCTTGGACGGGCAATGGATCAGCTTTTTCACGCAGGGACGCACAAAATTTTTTCTCAACTTTCCCAGAATGCCATCGGTTGTTTCAAGCTGGACACACGCTATCACCATTTTGACACTACATCCGTTTCAGTATTTGGTGATTACGATCACCCCGACCAACCTTTGAACATCACCTACGGATACAGTAAGGCCAAACGACCGGATTTGAAACAATTCATGGTTTCTATGCTGTGCGTGGATCGTAACATTCCAATCATAGGAAAAACTCAGGACGGCAAGGTACTGGGCTCGTACTATTCCAGAACACCATAAGTTGTGCTTTTTAAAATTGAAAACCCACGATATCTTGTGGATTGCCCAGAGGTTCTGCTGATACCCAGTGCCGACGGCAACGCCTCGGACAAAACCCTCAATAACGAACTTCTGTCCAATATTTCAGCCCATATGGCCGAATATGGTTTTTCTCCCGGAGCATCCATTTATGTGGCCGATTCAGCCTTTGTAATCACTGATAATCTGACAGTTGCAGACAAGAACGGTATCCGCTTTTTGAGCCGACTACCGGCCAACTTCAGTGAGTGCAAGCGGGTCATATCGGAAGCTGTTTCGGCTGATGACTAGCAAGATATCGGGGTCTTGGCCGAAAGCCAAAGTGAAAAACGCCCTGCGGCCATCTATCGTCATTTCGATACAACGGTCACCATTGAAGATACATGTTACAGGGCAATTGTGGTTCATTCCAGCGCCAATGATAAAAGACGGCAAAAGCGTATTGATCGCATTATAAAAAACAGCAAGGACGAACTCGAAAAAACAATCAAGAATATGGTTTCCCAGCCCTTTAAATGCCGACCAGATGCTGAAATCGCGGCGGAAAAGTTGGCCAAGGCTACTGAAACAAGCCTTCATAAAATGCGTGTGGACATTGCCGAAATACCCAAATACGGTAAAGGACGTCCCAAAACTGGAGAAGTCAGAAAGCCACAACGGATTGAATATGATTTAAAAGTCACCATCGAAGACGATTCTGAAAAGATAGAGAAACTCAGGCTTGATGCAGGTTGCTTTGTACTCATTACCAATGTCCCGATTCAGGATAAAGATCAGAACTGGTCGGGAGCTGAATTGCTTCGACTCTACAAAGAGCAAGACGGGATCGAAAAAAATTTCGGATTTCTTAAGGATCCCGCTATCGTTAACGCTATATTCCTGAAAAAACCCCAGCGTGTGGAGGCCTTGGGATTGATCCTTCTTATTTCCCTCCTCCTTTGGCGCCTGGTTGAAAGAAATTTGAAGCTGTATGTAAAAAATACGGGCAATCTCTTGCCAGGATGGAAGAAGCAGTTAACCAGAACCCCCACATCCTTCATGATGACTACAAAATTTCTTAACATTTTAATCATCACGGTTGGAAAACAGCGAAAATTGGCAAAACCTTTCAACAAAACACAACTTCAATATCTTGAGGCCTTGGAAGTAAACCCCAAATGCTTTGTTTCGCCATGATGAGGATACTCAACAGGTGTGCTGAATGTAAGGTAAAAGCTCATATTGTGCAAAAGACATATGAAATAGGAAGAAAATATTCAGAAGGTTTCAAAGAGAATATGAGAATTATTTTTGATGAATATTTGGGAAAATGGAATTACAGGGCACAACCGCTGAAACACAATTGAGTCTATGTTATTTAATTTACATCCCTAAGGGCTTTTGAACGAATAAAACAAGAAAATGCTATAAATACAATTGAAGATATCAAATAAATTGAAAAAATGGCCGCCATCCCTAAAGATTTAACGGATATTAATGACAGGCCGACAATAACTTGAAACATTCCATATCCTGCTGAAACTATCCAATGAGGCGCTTTCATTTCATTAACCATCAATTGATATATATGTCGTCGATGGGCTTTAAAAAGAAGTTCTTTATCTTTTAAACGGATGATCATTGTAGACAACTCATCAACATAAAACGGAAACATAAATCCAGCCATTATAAAAAAATCTATTGCAGAATGGGTCATAAAAATAGTTAAGCAGGAAAAAACAAATCCTATTAAAATACTGCCTATATCTCCTAAGAAAACTCTTGCTTTTGGAAAATTAAAAGAAAGAAAGCCGATGCAGGAAGCAGAGATGCAAACACAGAAGGTAATATAATTGGCATCTACTTTGATATATTTTCCATAACCTGCCAGCAGGAGAAAACCGACCAAGCCGGTTATCCCAGCAATTCCATCAATTCCGTCCATAAAATTGTAAAAATTTGAAGTGCCTACAATAAATATGGATAGAGGAATATTTAGCAGACAGAAAGGTCCTACTATATTTACAGGTTTAGATAAAAATAAAAGAAAGCATAGGCTGCAACAAAAATGGACAAACAGACGCTTCTTTGCTGTGAATTTGTATCGATCTCCACCCCAGAGGCTTGCAATAGAGATGACCAGAGCTGGTAACCATAAAAAAAAAGCTATTTTTAGAAATAATGAAGCTACAAGAATAGCAAAAAGAATCCCGATTCCGGCACCTTTGCATACTTTTCTGTTATGGGAACTTCTGTGATTTGGAAGATCCATCATGCCCATTTTTTCCCCAAACAAAATAAGCATCCAAGCGCCTCCAAGGCCTAATAAAAAACATAAAAATACTAATATAGATTCTTTCATTCTTATTTTGCGTTAAACAGGCTTGTTATTGTGTATTTGTGCTTGAATTTTGTTGCTAACATACGTTGATTGTTAATTACAATATCCTTGACAAGCTTATGATGGCAGGATGAAATGAACTGTTTTTTAGAGGGAAAACAAAACTGTGCTATTTGGCTTGCTACATTAATCAGTTGCAATGGAATCGTACAGACAGGCTTTTTACAGACTTTGGGTTTTGAGTTCATAATGTGAATCATCTCATTGAACGAGCAGGGTTTATGATCACATATATTCATAACACTGCAGGTGTTTTTTGAATTGTCCGCCTTGATACGGTATAGAATAAAATCAACCAAATTCTTTCGATCAAGGACAGAAAGCTGCTGTTGACCCGAGCCATATTTTAAATAAAGCAGTTTCCCAGGTGAACAAATTCGTTTTTCCAAATTTACAGTCCAGTCAATATCATATACCGGTGCTAATCTCAGAATATCAAGTTTTCTTATATTCCCAGCTTCAAATAGTGCCCTCAATTTGATTTCTGCTTCAAGTTTGCTTTTTGCATATGCGTTGGTCGGATCGCATTGATGGGTTTCGTCAAAATTAATGCTATCGTTTTCACCATATACACAGATTGAAGATAAAAAAATAAAATAAAGATTCGAATTGGTGTTTCCACCAATTTTTGCAAGCATCATGGATGCTTGATGATTGATGTTATCATATAAGACGTCCGGTATGGGGCGAAACGGTTTTTGATGCGCAATCCCTGCACAATGAAGAATTAGATCTGGTTGCCTATCCCTACAGATTTTTCCTATCATCTTTGTATCAGAAATGTCTACTTTTATATGCTCAAAATTTTTTATACTCTTTTGTTGCTTATTCGTCGACCGACTTACTCCAATCACTTGATATCCACACTGACACAAAGCTCTTGATATAGTTGAGCCAAGAAAACCTGTTGCTCCTGTAACAAGAACTGTTTTTATTTCAGGAGCAACACCTCTTTTTGTCATAATTTTAAGCTTCTGTTAACATTCTAACTTTAACATAGCCATATCAACGCGGCAGTAAATACAATGTCCTTATCCATATCTTAGGATATATAGGAATAAATTCTGGAACGTAAGTGAAAAAATAAAAACACCTGAAAAATTTATGCGGATAATTTTCGCTATGGAGGTGCGGCCCGGATATGAAACGGCTCTGCATTTTAAAGCAGACTATGGTAAAGATCAGTTGCGGTTTGCCATAGATGATCCGATATCCGGGACCGCTCGGATTTGTTGTTTCGCCAATTTGAAAACAATTTCACTTTTGTCAGTTGTTTCAGTTATCATTAACGCAAATTTGATCCTTATTCGCCTCAAATACCTTGGTACCGATTCCCTTGACCTTCATAATATCTTCTATCTTTGTAAAGGGCGTACTTTTACGAAATTCTATCATCCTGTCAGCAAGGGCATCTCCAACATATTTGAGAGTTGTCAGTTGTTGTTTAGACGCGGTATTAATATTCAATTTCTTTGAGTCAGCCATCGCCGACAAGGTACAAAGGGTTACCATCACACAAACCAGAATACAAAGACTTCTTTTTAACTTTGTTTCCATACGTCCTCCAAATTATATTGGTATTAAAAAGTCTGCATTTTTGTCTTACAGACGTGAAACGCAATTCTAATCAATATGAATATGGTGAAGATGAAATTGAACAAAACAAATATCGAAAAAGAATCAGATCAAAACACAACGTAAATAATTTATAAATACAAGTCATTCTCTTTTAATAAAAATCTAATAGAATATCAATGCTTTTTTGCTTGTGTGGCATGACAAATACATATACAGAACCATTTTGAACACAGAGCACTTATCTGATCATGAATGCAATGCATGCTTCAGGTCCTGCGGGGTATGGATTATGTTGTGTTTAATCCCTAAAATTTGGGCGGCTGTTTTTATGGCGTTGGTGAAAGATCCCCCTGACTGTCTCAGATCTTTCAGGGAATATGCCCCCCTTGATTTTGATAATTTCTCGCCATTTTTACCCAACACAAGATCATGATGAATAAATCGGCATGCCGGAAATGAGGTGAAGCCAAAACATCGGGCAAGATAAATCTGGGCGGCAGTGGAGAAGAGCAGGTCTTGGCCCCGGACAATAAAATTGATACCTCCTTGTTCGTCTTCCAAAAGACTTGCCAGATGGTAACTGGGTTGATCATCCTTGCGCCACAGAATGAAGTCACCCAGTTCCCGGGCCAGGTCAATGTTCTGATTGTTAACTTGAATGGATGTATTATCATCCACCCTTAATCGGACGACATGTGAACCTGGCTTAAATAAAAGACCCGCATTTCGGCATATGCCCGGATACAGTCCATTGGAAGATACTTTTTTTATGGATGCCCGGCTGCACCGGCACACAAAACTATTTTTTTCTTTTTTATCAAGCTCCTGTAAACGATCCCGATAATATTCCTTTTTTTCGTTCAAAGAAAAGTTTTGATAGAAATCATCCGGTCCAGTAGGCCCTGTATCCCAGTCTATACCCAGCCAGTCAAGGCTGGTGAAAATATCTTCAAGCACATCAGGCCTGAAACGGATGCCGTCCATATCATCAATGCGTAACTGAAGACTTCCGTTCCGGCTTCTGACAATGGCCCAGGTTACCAGAAAGTTTACGGCATTTCCAATGTGCAAAAAGCCGCTGGGGGTTGGTGCAATGCGTGAAACCGGCTTGGACGGTACCTTGGAAAGGCACACAGGCAAAACGCTTTCAATGGTTGTGAAGTGCTCCTGCAAAGTTGTCTACCCTTGGGTTATTTATATTTTGCTCGGATATCTTTTTTAGATATCTTGCCCACCGATGTTTTGGGAATTTGTTCATTAAGGACAATTTTAGAAGGAATCCCATATTTGGGGATTTGGCCGTTATCAACATATTTCATGCAAAACTCCTGAATATCAGTGTCTTTAATTTTACCCTGAAAACCGTCCCGGACTACTACCATAGCCAAAGGACGCTCACCCCATTTTTCATCGCTGACACCGACCACGGCCACCTCGGATACGGCTTCATGCCGTGATATGATATCCTCAATTTCCAAGGACGAAACCCATTCCCCACCGGTTTTAATGACATCCTTGAGGCGATCCGTAATTTTTAAATACCCTTCGGGATCAATCACACCGATATCACCGGTGTGGAGCCAGCCGTTTTCCCACAACTGTGCTGATTTAATTTCATCCTTGACATATCCCTGGGTCAGCCAGGGCGAACGGACAACGACTTCTCCGGCGGTCTGGCCGTCATGGGGAACCGGTTTGAAGTTAGAATCCACCACTTCCAAGCGAACATTGGTAATTGGCAGGCCCGTTTTACAGCGGATCTCCACAAGCTCATCTTCGTTTTTATCCATGAGATAGGGTTTTATATTGGCCACTGTAAGCACAGGACACGTTTCTGACATGCCGTAAGCTGTATAAAGATTGATATTATTTTCCAAGCCTTGTTTGCATAACCCTTGGGACAAAGCGGAGCCACCGATAAGAACCTTCCAGCCATTCAGATTTACTTTGGAGATCGCAGGGCAGGTCACCAGCATGTTGATGATGGTGGGCACGCAATGGGAAAAGGTAACTTTCTCAGTTACAATAAGTTTGAGAATCGTCTCGGGTTCATAACGTCCGGGATATACCTGCTTGGCACCCAGCATGGTCATCAGATAGGGCATACCCCAGGCATGGACATGAAACATGGGGGTCAGCGGCATATATACATCCCCAGAATTTAAACTGGCCTGGGATTGGTATGCCGTCAGTCCGGACATCACCCCATAGGTGTGAAGCACCAGCTGGCGGTGGCTGAAAAATACACCCTTGGGAAGGCCGGTGGTACCGGTGGTGTAAAAAGTGGTGGCCATGGTATTTTCGTCAAAATCAGGGAAATCATATTCACATGGGGCGTCGGACATCAACGCTTCATATTCACCGGCAAAGTTCATGTCCGATTCAGGGGTCTGCCCCTTATCCGTAATAAGCACCACATGCTTAACCGTTTCAAACCGGTCTTTGACACTGGACAGCAAAGGCAAAAATTCCTCATTCACCAGGATCACATCGTCTTCAGCATGGTTGATGGTGTAAATCAGTTGTTCCGGAGTTAGCCGGATGTTGATTGTATGCAACACCGCACCCATCATGGGAACAGCGAAGAAACATTCAAGATACCGATGTGAATCCCAGTCCATCATGGCTACGGTGTCACCGGGTTTCACACCGAGCGTTGTGAGCATGTTGGCAAGCTTTCTTACCCGTTGCCCAAAATCTTTGTAAGTGTAGCGCATCAGATCACGGTAGATGATTTCCTGGTCCGGAGAATAGATCAAAGGGGTTTCAAGCAAATTTTTAATCAGCAGGGGATAGTTATATGCATCCTTGCAAGGCTCAATCAGTCTGGTGGTGGTAATATGGGGCATGGCGTGTCCTTTATTAATGAATTAATATCTGAGACATTCATAATTAAAGCACGGGAAGAAAAAAATAGGCCAGCCCCCTAAATGCATGTATGTCATGGACTTAAATATGTGTAGGTTTGACACCTACATGAATAATGGTTATTCATCGCCTTTAAACACACCGGTCTCCACCCATATTGCTGCATGGCGGATCAATGTGCTGGCATTTTTCAAGTGCAGTTTTTCCTTGATTCGTTCACGGTATGTTCCCACCGTCTTGATGCTGATGTTTAAACGCATGGCAATTTCTTTTGATGTCAGACCACACCCGATCATTTTGAAAATCTCAAGCTCCCGGTCGGTAATGGCGGCCAACGGGGAGGCTTGTTCCGGTGTAGGCTGTCTGGTGAACACATTCAACAGACGACTCATAATTCTGCTGCTGACATGAATCTGACCATTGAGAATGCTGCGAATGGCTGAGACAACAGATTCCGATGCCTCCTGTTTCATAAGATACCCTTTGGCCCCGGCCAAAAGGCAGCGTTCAGCATGAAGCGCCTCATCATGCATGGAAAGAACCAATGTACGGCAGAAGCTGTAATTCTCATGAATCTGGCAAACCAGATCAAAACCGGAACTGTTTTTTAAGGACAGATCCACAATGGCCAGATCCGGACGGTATGAAGCAACAAGCCCGAGGGCCGGTTCCACATCTTCGGCTTCAGCACAGACCGAAAGATCAGGTTCGCTATTGATCATATCCTTCATCCCCATTCTGAAAATAGGGTGGTCTTCCACAATCAGGATATTGCCGGATATCTTTGTTTTCATAGCTGGTCTCCAAGGACAGGCAGTTCCAGGCATACCCGGGTACCTGTTTGCCCGGCCCGGTCTATGCTCAATTTCCCCCCGATACGGGCAGCCCTGTAGGACATGATTCTGATACCAAGTCCAGTGTGGCTGATGGCCGGGTCAAATCCTGACCCATTATCTGTTATAGTCAATCGGATCCGACCCTGGTATTTATCAAGGCAGATCCTGATCCGGGTGCAATCGGCATGCTTGGCCGCGTTATGAACCGCCTCATGGGCGATATAGTATACATGGGTGGCAATGTTATTGTCCTTAAATAGTGGACTTATCCCCTGATCAGGCATGCTGTCAAGGGCGCATTCAATCCTGAAAACATTTTTCACATAGCGCACCAGGTCCTCAAGGGAGTCGTCAAACCTTCTGTCTTCAAGATTAACCGGAGACAATCCCCGGGACAGGTTTCTGGTTTTTTCTATGGCATCAAGAATCAACTCTCTGATTTTATGCGTACGTTCGGTATCTTCCTTGAGACCGCTTC is drawn from uncultured Desulfobacter sp. and contains these coding sequences:
- a CDS encoding NAD(P)-dependent oxidoreductase — translated: MTKRGVAPEIKTVLVTGATGFLGSTISRALCQCGYQVIGVSRSTNKQQKSIKNFEHIKVDISDTKMIGKICRDRQPDLILHCAGIAHQKPFRPIPDVLYDNINHQASMMLAKIGGNTNSNLYFIFLSSICVYGENDSINFDETHQCDPTNAYAKSKLEAEIKLRALFEAGNIRKLDILRLAPVYDIDWTVNLEKRICSPGKLLYLKYGSGQQQLSVLDRKNLVDFILYRIKADNSKNTCSVMNICDHKPCSFNEMIHIMNSKPKVCKKPVCTIPLQLINVASQIAQFCFPSKKQFISSCHHKLVKDIVINNQRMLATKFKHKYTITSLFNAK
- a CDS encoding fatty acid--CoA ligase, whose amino-acid sequence is MPHITTTRLIEPCKDAYNYPLLIKNLLETPLIYSPDQEIIYRDLMRYTYKDFGQRVRKLANMLTTLGVKPGDTVAMMDWDSHRYLECFFAVPMMGAVLHTINIRLTPEQLIYTINHAEDDVILVNEEFLPLLSSVKDRFETVKHVVLITDKGQTPESDMNFAGEYEALMSDAPCEYDFPDFDENTMATTFYTTGTTGLPKGVFFSHRQLVLHTYGVMSGLTAYQSQASLNSGDVYMPLTPMFHVHAWGMPYLMTMLGAKQVYPGRYEPETILKLIVTEKVTFSHCVPTIINMLVTCPAISKVNLNGWKVLIGGSALSQGLCKQGLENNINLYTAYGMSETCPVLTVANIKPYLMDKNEDELVEIRCKTGLPITNVRLEVVDSNFKPVPHDGQTAGEVVVRSPWLTQGYVKDEIKSAQLWENGWLHTGDIGVIDPEGYLKITDRLKDVIKTGGEWVSSLEIEDIISRHEAVSEVAVVGVSDEKWGERPLAMVVVRDGFQGKIKDTDIQEFCMKYVDNGQIPKYGIPSKIVLNEQIPKTSVGKISKKDIRAKYK
- a CDS encoding UDP-N-acetylmuramyl pentapeptide phosphotransferase, translating into MKESILVFLCFLLGLGGAWMLILFGEKMGMMDLPNHRSSHNRKVCKGAGIGILFAILVASLFLKIAFFLWLPALVISIASLWGGDRYKFTAKKRLFVHFCCSLCFLLFLSKPVNIVGPFCLLNIPLSIFIVGTSNFYNFMDGIDGIAGITGLVGFLLLAGYGKYIKVDANYITFCVCISASCIGFLSFNFPKARVFLGDIGSILIGFVFSCLTIFMTHSAIDFFIMAGFMFPFYVDELSTMIIRLKDKELLFKAHRRHIYQLMVNEMKAPHWIVSAGYGMFQVIVGLSLISVKSLGMAAIFSIYLISSIVFIAFSCFIRSKALRDVN
- a CDS encoding helix-hairpin-helix domain-containing protein yields the protein METKLKRSLCILVCVMVTLCTLSAMADSKKLNINTASKQQLTTLKYVGDALADRMIEFRKSTPFTKIEDIMKVKGIGTKVFEANKDQICVNDN
- a CDS encoding IS1634 family transposase codes for the protein MAESQSEKRPAAIYRHFDTTVTIEDTCYRAIVVHSSANDKRRQKRIDRIIKNSKDELEKTIKNMVSQPFKCRPDAEIAAEKLAKATETSLHKMRVDIAEIPKYGKGRPKTGEVRKPQRIEYDLKVTIEDDSEKIEKLRLDAGCFVLITNVPIQDKDQNWSGAELLRLYKEQDGIEKNFGFLKDPAIVNAIFLKKPQRVEALGLILLISLLLWRLVERNLKLYVKNTGNLLPGWKKQLTRTPTSFMMTTKFLNILIITVGKQRKLAKPFNKTQLQYLEALEVNPKCFVSP
- a CDS encoding response regulator transcription factor — protein: MKTKISGNILIVEDHPIFRMGMKDMINSEPDLSVCAEAEDVEPALGLVASYRPDLAIVDLSLKNSSGFDLVCQIHENYSFCRTLVLSMHDEALHAERCLLAGAKGYLMKQEASESVVSAIRSILNGQIHVSSRIMSRLLNVFTRQPTPEQASPLAAITDRELEIFKMIGCGLTSKEIAMRLNISIKTVGTYRERIKEKLHLKNASTLIRHAAIWVETGVFKGDE
- a CDS encoding glutamate--tRNA ligase family protein translates to MQEHFTTIESVLPVCLSKVPSKPVSRIAPTPSGFLHIGNAVNFLVTWAIVRSRNGSLQLRIDDMDGIRFRPDVLEDIFTSLDWLGIDWDTGPTGPDDFYQNFSLNEKKEYYRDRLQELDKKEKNSFVCRCSRASIKKVSSNGLYPGICRNAGLLFKPGSHVVRLRVDDNTSIQVNNQNIDLARELGDFILWRKDDQPSYHLASLLEDEQGGINFIVRGQDLLFSTAAQIYLARCFGFTSFPACRFIHHDLVLGKNGEKLSKSRGAYSLKDLRQSGGSFTNAIKTAAQILGIKHNIIHTPQDLKHALHS